A stretch of DNA from Microbacterium sp. LWS13-1.2:
AGCGCGGCCCCGAGGGCGGTGAGCACGAAGGCGAAGCTCGTGCGCGGTCGCGTGGCCTGGCGGATGCGGCGACGCTCCTCGGCTTCGCGGGCGAACGCCGTTCCCGCGCTCTCGCGTTCGCGGCGCGCCTGCTCGCGGGCCGCGCGGGCCGCGTCCTGCTGGCTGCGCTGCCACGTGTGGTGCTCGGTGCGCCACGCCTCCTGCCGGGCGCGCCAATCGGCGACCTGCGGGTCGGCGGTGTCCGTGGCTCCGGTCGTGGACTCGGCCGGCGCCCGACCGGCCGAGTCCAGGACGCCCGCAGCAGCTGCCGCGAGGGGAGAGGTCGCGTCGTCACCCGACTTAGACGCGACGGTCGGGGCGGGTTGCGCGGAAGCCGTCTGCGCACCCGTCCACGGGGAGCGGTCGGTGCGGGCCGACCGGACGATGAAGTAGGTGGCGAGCCCGATGAAGGCCAGCGCGATGATGACGCCGAAGCCGCCGAGGGGCGTTCCGACGTCCCAGATCGATGAGGGATACCCGCCCCCGAACGCCGCCCACACGGGCCACAGCAGCAGGTTCCGCAGCCACGGCACCACCGGGATGAAGCCGACGGCGGCGAGGATGAAGATGCCGGTCATGGCCGGGTCGTAGCGGCCGTGGAACAGCTCGCGGAGGTGGATGCGGCCCTCCGTGTCGGGAAGCAGCGCCCAGGCGATCGCATAGACCAGCAGCGCCGGGAACCCGAGCAGCGCCACGACGACGAAGATGCCTCGCACGATGAGGGGGTCGATCCGCAGACGGGCCGCCAGGCCGCCGCACACACCGCCCAGCCACGCGTCTCCGCGCACGATGCCGAGGCCTCGCACCCACGCGAAGAACCGGTCGGAGCCCGTCTGCACGCCGGGAGGTGCGGTCGGCGGTGGTCCCGGATCGGCGGGGGGAGCGGAGGTGGTGTCGGTCATGCTTCCACCCTGGCGGCGACGTGACGGTGCCCGCTATGGGGTGATCCCCTGACCCTTCCCTGACCCTGGTGCCCCGGTGTGGTCGGGGGCGGCGGGCGATGATTGGATGGCGGCATGCCCTCGAACGAGACTGTCGCCGCCCCCGCGGCGCACGCGGCGTTCGAGCGCCCCGCTCTCCGGCGTCCCCGGGATTGCGTGGTCTCGGGCGTCTCCGCCGGACTTGCCCGGCACCTCGGCTGGCCCGTCTGGGTGGTGCGCACCGCCTTCCTGGCGCTCGCGCCCGTATCGGGCGCCGGCGTGCTGCTCTATGCGTGGCTGTGGCTCTTCATGCCGTGGGACGACGTCGTGCCCAGGGCGGGCGGCAGCGCCGACGCGCGCTCGCGCGGTGCTGCGGAGAAGGATCGCCCCGGTGCACCCGCGCCGCGGGATCCCGCGCTCGAGGACCACGACCACGGCCCCCAGGTGCCGACGCGCCGTGCGCCGGTTGCGTGGATCCTGACGGCCGCGTCCATCGTCGCCACGCTGGCGACCGTCGCGGCCATCGCCGTGTTCGCCGGGAACGGCGTCGTCGAGGCGTCGTTCCCCGGGTGGATCGGCGGCGTCTTCGTCGCGACGGTGCTGGCAGTCGCGGCAGGCTCTTGGGCGACGCTGGTCGATCGGCGCGACCCGGCACGCGGTCCCCGGCACGAGAACGTCGTCCGCGCCGCGGTGACGGTGGTGCTGATCGTGCTGCTGCTCGCGCAGCTCTCGACGCTCCAGCAGGTCGGCGTGGCAGGCTTCGTCTACGCACTGATGCCCCTCGTGGGGATCGTGCTCGTGTACTCCTCGATGCTCGTGGACAAATGGCGCGAGCTGTCAGGCGAGCGGGTGCGCCGCATCCGCGAGGAGCAGCGCGCCGAGATGGCCGCTCACCTGCACGACTCGGTGCTGCAGACACTCGCCCTCATCCAGAACCGCGCGGGCGCCTCGAGCGAGGTCGCCCGCCTCGCCCGCGCGCAGGAGCGCGAACTGCGCGCGTGGCTCTACGACGGCGACGCTCCCGCCGACAGCGACCTCGCCACCGATCTGCGCGACTACGCCGCCGCGCTCGAGCTCGACTATCCCGTGCGGATCGACGTCGTCTCGGCGGGACTGCCGGCCGAGCGTGCGAGCGGCGAAGTCGCGGCGGCATCCCGCGAGGCGATCCTCAACGCCGCCCGCCACGCCGGTGGCGACGTGTCGGTCTACATCGAGGGCAACGAGAACGCCGTGGACGTGTACGTCCGGGACCGCGGCCCCGGTTTCGACCTGGCCGACGTGCCGGACGACCGGCTCGGTGTCCGTCAATCCATCCTCGGCCGGATGCGGCGCGCCGGCGGATCCGCGACCGTGCGCCGCGGGGTGGGGGGAGGCACCGAGGTGCACCTGCGGTTCGTCACTGCTCCGCCGGCCTATGCGGCGGGCGGCGGCGCGGCGGGAACGGAGGGCGTACATGGCTGAGGCGCCGGTGCGAGTCGTGATCGTGGACGACCATTCCATCTTCCGGTCGGGCCTGCGCGCCGACCTCGACGGCTCGATCGAGGTCGTCGGGGAGGCGGGGGATGCCGCATCCGCCGTGACGGTGATCGAGGCGACGCGGCCCGACGTCGTGCTGCTGGACGTGCACCTGCCGTCGGGCCAGGGCGCGACGGCATCCGGACCAGACGCGGCGGGCGGCGAAGCCGTGATCCGTGCGGCCGGCCGGGCGGTGCCGACGACGCGCTTCCTGGCGCTGAGCGTGTCGGATGCCGCGGAGGACGTGGTGCGGGTGATCCGCGCGGGCGCCCGCGGCTACATCACGAAGGGGTCGTCGGGGGCGGAGGTCAGCCGCGCCGTCCACGCCATCGCCGAAGGTGACGCGGTCTTCTCCCCGCGCCTCGCGGGCTTCGTGCTCGACGCCTTCGGCGCCGCTGTCGGCGAGACCGCCGCGACCAGTGACGAGCTCGATCGCCTGTCGGCGCGCGAGCAGGAGGTCATGCGGCTGATAGCCCGCGGGTACGCCTACAAAGAGGTCGCGGCCGAGCTGTTCATCTCGATGAAGACGGTCGAATCGCACGTGTCGGCGGTGCTGCGCAAGCTGCAGCTGTCGTCGCGGTACGAGCTGACGGCGTGGGCATCGGAGAGACGTCTGCTCTGAGCCCTTGCCGCGGAGTTCCGGGCGTCCGCGGCCGTCGTCGACGAAGGGATCGCGCGAGGTGTGCGGCATCCCTAGGCTCGGGACATGCAGAGGTCGCGGAGGAGCCCGACGCTCGGCGAGGTGCTCGGCGAGATCGTGCGCCGCGCCGCGGACGAGGTCGAGGCGACCCTGCCGGCCGCGCTCGCCGACGAGCCCGACGGTGTGCATCAGCATCGGGTGCGGGTACGGCGTCTGCGCAGTGTGCTCGGAGGCTTCCGCGACGCGCTCGACGCCCGCGCTGCCGAGCGCGTGCGGGTGGCATACGCGGAGTGGGGGCGTGAGCTCGGCGTCGTGCGCGACATCGAGGTGCGCGCCGAAGTCGCGGGCGAGATGCTGGAGCGGGCGGGGATCGACGATCCGGACGTGCAACGGCGGCTCGTCGGCACCGAGCAGGAGGCGTACTCGGTGGCTCAACAGCGGCTGGTGGAGCTGGCAGGCTCACCGCGCGCCGAGGAACGTCGGCGACTGCTGCGCGAGTTCGTCGATGCGGCGAATCCCGTCGACCCCGATCGCGATGCTGCCGAGGTGCTCGCTGCGGCGGTCGCAAGACAGGCACGTCGTGTGGAGAAGGCCAAGTCCCGCCTCGACGGCACGGATGCGAGCTACCACGCCCTTCGCAAGGCCGCGCGACGCCTGCGGTATGTGGCGGAATCCGCAAGGGACGCCGCTCCCGGCGTGCTCACGAAGGAGATGGACGCACTCGTCGAGGCCGGCGACACCATCCACGATGCGCTCGGCGCGCACCGGGACGCCACGCTGCTCGCGCAGCGTGTGGATCATGAGGCCGCCCTCGCCGGGCGTGCGGGGGAGCTGTCGCACGCGTACGACAGGATCGCCCAGGTGGCCCGGGACGAGGCGGGGGAACGCCTGGGCGAGGTCCCGCACGCGATGCGGTTGCTGAAGGCCGCGGCATCCCGTCTGTCGTGAGCAACGACGCGGCGGCGTCCGCGACCGCGAGGTCGGCAGTGGGCCCGACCGGTGTCGGCCGGGCGACCTAGACTTGGTGGGACATGACCGATGCCACTCCCACCGCGCCCGTTGCGGGGACCATTCGTCCGATCGTTCTCGACGGAGGCGCTGCGCCGCGCGTCGGCGCCCGTTCCGATGAAGACCTGCTCGACGGACTCAACCCGCAGCAGCGCGAAGCCGTCACCTACCGGGGGCAGGCGCTGCTCATCGTGGCCGGTGCCGGCTCGGGCAAGACCAGCGTGCTCACGCGGCGCATCGCCTCGCTGCTGCGCAACCGCGAGGCGTGGCCCAGCCAGATCCTCGCGATCACCTTCACGAACAAGGCCGCCGGCGAGATGCGCGAGCGTGTCGAGCACCTGGTCGGCGATTCGGCGCGCGGCATGTGGATCTCGACGTTCCACTCGGCATGCGTGCGCATCCTGCGCCGTGAGGCCGAGCAGTTCGGGTTCACGAAGTCTTTCACGATCTACGACTCGGGCGACTCCCGTGCGCTGATCAAGCGGCTCGTCAAAGAGCACGAGGCCGACGCGTTCGGGCTCACTCCCGCGGCCACGCAGTCGAAGATCTCGAAGCTGAAGAACGAGCTGGCGGATGCCGAGTCCTACGCCCGCACCGCGAACATGAGCGATCCTGCCGAGCGGGTCTTCGTCGAGCTGTTCGCGGCCTACCAGCGCGAGCTGCAGCGGGCGAATGCGTTCGACTTCGACGACCTCATCGCGCAGACGGTGTTCCTGTTCCGCGCCTTCCCGCAGGTGGCGGACGTGTATCGCCGGCGGTTCCGGCACGTGCTCGTCGACGAGTACCAAGACACCAACCACGCGCAGTACGCGCTGATCCACGAGCTGACCCGCCCGCCCGGATCGGATGCCGCACCGCTCGCCGGCTCCGGCGGGATGATGATCTTCGAGGCCGAGCCGGCCGCCGAGGACGGCGCGTCGCTCACCGTCGTCGGCGACTCCGACCAGTCGATCTACGCGTTCCGCGGCGCCGACATCCGCAACATCAGCGAGTTCGAGAAGGACTACCCGGGCGCCAAGGTCGTGCTGCTCGAGCAGAACTACCGCTCGACCCAGAACATCCTCTCGGCCGCGAACGCGGTGATCAGCCACAACTTCGACCGCAAGGACAAGCGCCTGTGGACCGACGTCGGCGAGGGCGAGAAGATCATCGGTTTCACCGGCTACTCGCAGCACGACGAGGCGCAGTTCGTCGCCGACGAGATCGAGGCGCTGCGGCGGGCAGGCGTGGATTACTCGCAGATGGCGGTGTTCTACCGCACGAACTCGCAGTCCCGTGCGCTGGAGGAGATCTTCATCCGCTCCGCCCTGCCGTACAAGATCATGGGCGGCACGAAGTTCTACGAGCGCGCCGAGATCAAGGACGCGCTCGCGTACCTCGTGGCGGTCGCGAATCCCGCCGACGAGATGGCGATGCGCCGCATCATCAACCGGCCGCGACGCGGCATCGGCGATGTGACCATCGAGACCATCTCGCGTTATGCCGTCGATCAGCAGATCACGTTCCGTGACGCGCTGGCGAACTCGTCCGCGCTCGGGGTCGGACCCAAGATCCAGGCGGCGATCGCGCACCTCGACGCGGTCCTGGCCGAGGCGACCGAGATCATGCTGCCCGCGTCGGGCGAGCTCGCGCCGCCGACCGCCGTCGCCGACGGTCTGCAGCTGCTCCTGAACAAGAGCGGCTACTACGACGCGCTGCGTGCCAGTAAGGACGCGCAGGACGAGGCCCGCATCGAGAACCTCGACGAGATGGTCGCCGTGGCGCGCGAGTTCGCGCGCAACAACCCTGAGGGCACGCTCCTCGACTTCCTCACCGAGGTGGCGCTGGTGTCGGATGCCGACGACCTCGAAGACGCGTCGGGCTCGGTGTCGCTGATGACCCTGCACACCGCCAAGGGCCTCGAGTACGACGCGGTGTTCGTCACCGGCGTCGAGGAGGACCTCATCCCGCACCGCATCTCGGCGGGGGAGCCGGGTGGGCCGCAGGAGGAACGGCGCCTCTTCTACGTCGGCATCACCCGCGCCCGTCAGCGCCTCTACCTCTCGCTCGCGATGACCCGCGCGCAGTTCGGCGAGGTCACGGTCGCGATGCCCAGCCGCTTCCTGCAGGAGATCCCGCTCGAGCTGCTGCACTGGCGTCAGTCGCCGGGCGATGTCAACTCCCGCGGCGGCACGCAGTCGCGCGCGCTCAACGCGCGCCGCGGCGGCTTCGGCGGGTCCGGCTCCGGCAAGCGGTACGGCGACGACCTCGTGCCGCTCGCGCGCCGCGAGCCGACCGGCAACCTCGAGCGCTTCGCGAACAAGATCCCGTCCAAGGTGCGCGACAACGGCGATCTCGAGCTGGCGCCGGGCGACCGCATCCGTCACGACGACTTCGGCGAGGGCCGAGTGGATGCCGTCACCGGCGAGGGCGCGAAGCGGGTGGCGCATGTGCGCTTCGACTCGGCGGGGCCGAAGAAGCTGCTGATCAAGATCGCACCGATCTCGAAGCTCTGACCGTCTCGCTTCGCTCGCTCACCGACCGGTACTTCTCTCTCGGTCGTTGAGCGAGCGAGGAACGAGCGAGACGAAACGCGCGCACCCGGCGCACACGGGTGGCTCGACGCGTCGCGACGCGCTTCACTCGCTCAGCGACCGGTACTTCTCTCTCGGTCGTTGAGCGAGCGAGGAACGAGCGAGACGAAACGCGCGCACCCGGCGCACACGGGTGGCTCGACGCGTCGCGACGCGCTTCACTCGCTCAGCGAACCGGGTCGTGCGCGGTTCGTTCCGCGAGCAGGTGGTGGTGGGCGAGGCGGCGCAGCGCGAGCATGACCGGCTCGTACATCGCCGTCCCCAGCACGGCATACGTCACGGCTTGTGAGGGTGACATGCCGCCCAGCGGCGCGACCTCTTCGGCGGCGACCTGGCGCATCGCGCCGCCGTAGCGGCCGAGGACGGCGGGAGAGGCATCCAGCCCCGCCGCATCCAGCGCGCGCAGCGCCTCGTCGAGCTGGGCCACCGCGGTGAAGTCCGGGTCGTAGGTGAGACCGAGGGCCGCGATCGCCTCCCGGGCGCGCGGGTAGTCGTCCCGGCCGCCGTCGACGTAGGGCGGGAGCGCGCCGACCGCGCGTCCGAGGGTCTCCATCGGGTCGTCGAGCGGGGAGTCGACCAGGTCGAGCACTTCGCGCACCCGCACCAGGGGCAGGCCGCGCACATCGGCGAGCGCCGCGATGAGTCGCAGGCGGGCGAGGTGC
This window harbors:
- a CDS encoding CHAD domain-containing protein produces the protein MQRSRRSPTLGEVLGEIVRRAADEVEATLPAALADEPDGVHQHRVRVRRLRSVLGGFRDALDARAAERVRVAYAEWGRELGVVRDIEVRAEVAGEMLERAGIDDPDVQRRLVGTEQEAYSVAQQRLVELAGSPRAEERRRLLREFVDAANPVDPDRDAAEVLAAAVARQARRVEKAKSRLDGTDASYHALRKAARRLRYVAESARDAAPGVLTKEMDALVEAGDTIHDALGAHRDATLLAQRVDHEAALAGRAGELSHAYDRIAQVARDEAGERLGEVPHAMRLLKAAASRLS
- a CDS encoding PspC domain-containing protein produces the protein MTDTTSAPPADPGPPPTAPPGVQTGSDRFFAWVRGLGIVRGDAWLGGVCGGLAARLRIDPLIVRGIFVVVALLGFPALLVYAIAWALLPDTEGRIHLRELFHGRYDPAMTGIFILAAVGFIPVVPWLRNLLLWPVWAAFGGGYPSSIWDVGTPLGGFGVIIALAFIGLATYFIVRSARTDRSPWTGAQTASAQPAPTVASKSGDDATSPLAAAAAGVLDSAGRAPAESTTGATDTADPQVADWRARQEAWRTEHHTWQRSQQDAARAAREQARRERESAGTAFAREAEERRRIRQATRPRTSFAFVLTALGAALVAGALAVLAAAATPFAGAIGVFTAALVTALAMVVAGLVRRRSGFLTAVTIVLLVIGASVAAASGPDRLAVGSVNLGTASYDQAVVQPFGSTTLSVSPLSRSADVRAGDVVVTKGYGYTYIEVYPGTALELDATLGNGALECSRLPAGDGGDIESGTVEPGRDGSLSWSVRSEDSATDAVTTQHITLDQRSGSVEVTVYEK
- a CDS encoding response regulator transcription factor; protein product: MAEAPVRVVIVDDHSIFRSGLRADLDGSIEVVGEAGDAASAVTVIEATRPDVVLLDVHLPSGQGATASGPDAAGGEAVIRAAGRAVPTTRFLALSVSDAAEDVVRVIRAGARGYITKGSSGAEVSRAVHAIAEGDAVFSPRLAGFVLDAFGAAVGETAATSDELDRLSAREQEVMRLIARGYAYKEVAAELFISMKTVESHVSAVLRKLQLSSRYELTAWASERRLL
- a CDS encoding MerR family transcriptional regulator; this translates as MKISELSERSGVPVATVKFYIREGMLPRGESVSATRAEYGEEHLARLRLIAALADVRGLPLVRVREVLDLVDSPLDDPMETLGRAVGALPPYVDGGRDDYPRAREAIAALGLTYDPDFTAVAQLDEALRALDAAGLDASPAVLGRYGGAMRQVAAEEVAPLGGMSPSQAVTYAVLGTAMYEPVMLALRRLAHHHLLAERTAHDPVR
- a CDS encoding PspC domain-containing protein, yielding MPSNETVAAPAAHAAFERPALRRPRDCVVSGVSAGLARHLGWPVWVVRTAFLALAPVSGAGVLLYAWLWLFMPWDDVVPRAGGSADARSRGAAEKDRPGAPAPRDPALEDHDHGPQVPTRRAPVAWILTAASIVATLATVAAIAVFAGNGVVEASFPGWIGGVFVATVLAVAAGSWATLVDRRDPARGPRHENVVRAAVTVVLIVLLLAQLSTLQQVGVAGFVYALMPLVGIVLVYSSMLVDKWRELSGERVRRIREEQRAEMAAHLHDSVLQTLALIQNRAGASSEVARLARAQERELRAWLYDGDAPADSDLATDLRDYAAALELDYPVRIDVVSAGLPAERASGEVAAASREAILNAARHAGGDVSVYIEGNENAVDVYVRDRGPGFDLADVPDDRLGVRQSILGRMRRAGGSATVRRGVGGGTEVHLRFVTAPPAYAAGGGAAGTEGVHG
- a CDS encoding UvrD-helicase domain-containing protein; the protein is MTDATPTAPVAGTIRPIVLDGGAAPRVGARSDEDLLDGLNPQQREAVTYRGQALLIVAGAGSGKTSVLTRRIASLLRNREAWPSQILAITFTNKAAGEMRERVEHLVGDSARGMWISTFHSACVRILRREAEQFGFTKSFTIYDSGDSRALIKRLVKEHEADAFGLTPAATQSKISKLKNELADAESYARTANMSDPAERVFVELFAAYQRELQRANAFDFDDLIAQTVFLFRAFPQVADVYRRRFRHVLVDEYQDTNHAQYALIHELTRPPGSDAAPLAGSGGMMIFEAEPAAEDGASLTVVGDSDQSIYAFRGADIRNISEFEKDYPGAKVVLLEQNYRSTQNILSAANAVISHNFDRKDKRLWTDVGEGEKIIGFTGYSQHDEAQFVADEIEALRRAGVDYSQMAVFYRTNSQSRALEEIFIRSALPYKIMGGTKFYERAEIKDALAYLVAVANPADEMAMRRIINRPRRGIGDVTIETISRYAVDQQITFRDALANSSALGVGPKIQAAIAHLDAVLAEATEIMLPASGELAPPTAVADGLQLLLNKSGYYDALRASKDAQDEARIENLDEMVAVAREFARNNPEGTLLDFLTEVALVSDADDLEDASGSVSLMTLHTAKGLEYDAVFVTGVEEDLIPHRISAGEPGGPQEERRLFYVGITRARQRLYLSLAMTRAQFGEVTVAMPSRFLQEIPLELLHWRQSPGDVNSRGGTQSRALNARRGGFGGSGSGKRYGDDLVPLARREPTGNLERFANKIPSKVRDNGDLELAPGDRIRHDDFGEGRVDAVTGEGAKRVAHVRFDSAGPKKLLIKIAPISKL